A stretch of Besnoitia besnoiti strain Bb-Ger1 chromosome III, whole genome shotgun sequence DNA encodes these proteins:
- a CDS encoding AIG2 family protein (encoded by transcript BESB_045640) has protein sequence MVEPPRVVGSSLPSLECPASPGGARGVNDRKSFGSAIQESSPLAFLATEFRDDAALKSCQCPADSPVTCDGEVSTRSEGDSTRESSPPSSLLSPDGDEKAVGSQASRSWALSRTTSDLEEPGLSSQVTPTLVTVSSSVSPRLYRHLVFVYGTLKRGMPNHHVFTRIAREVAEMILHQKACCSASGQDGAHADSVHNSTADAPEGDSGPVVYLFDAVTVDAYPLFVDANQRYRPCLFDACGVGEKVRREVYAVTDEVLHALDTFERVPEHYYRRSIRLKVVQDSAPQGSPAEVTAHVYFNMHLQLLAQAFGKKLEADDSLTSCENNDERGGGHGAHHGERVAYIHNYDTSHARLYVPRFRAAESALKMKLPCATATEFSFAGGRAAEQGA, from the exons ATGGTAGAGCCTCCCCGTGTGGTCGGCTCCTCGCTCCCATCCCTCGAGTGCCCTGCCTCTCCCGGCGGGGCTCGGGGGGTAAACGATAGGAAGTCGTTTGGGTCGGCGATCCAAGAGTCGTCACCGCTTGCCTTTCTGGCAACCGAGTTTCGCGACGATGCTGCTCTAAAATCGTGTCAGTGCCCGGCAGACTCTCCCGTCACGTGCGATGGGGAAGTCTCGACGCGCTCTGAAGGGGACTCGACTCGGGAGTCGAGTCCTCCATCTTCCCTTCTGAGTCCAGACGGAGATGAAAAGGCTGTCGGAAGCCAGGCCAGCAGGTCCTGGGCTCTTTCGCGAACGACATCCGACCTGGAGGAACCGGGGCTGTCGTCTCAGGTGACTCCCACGCTGGTCACGGTGTCTTCGTCAGTGTCACCTCGGCTGTACAGACACCTCGTGTTTGTGTATGGAACGCTGAAGCGCGGTATGCCGAATCATCACGTGTTTACCAGGATCGCCCGAGAGGTCGCAGAGATGATCCTGCATCAAAAGGCGTGTTGTTCCGCGTCAGGGCAGGACGGCGCCCACGCTGACTCTGTGCACAACTCGACGGCGGACGCACCTGAAGGCGACTCTGGCCCGGTAGTGTATCTTTTCGACGCGGTCACAGTGGACGCGTATCCCCTGTTCGTGGACGCGAATCAGCGCTACCGCCCTTGTCTTTTCGATGCATGTGGCGTGGGTGAGAAAGTTCGCAGGGAAGTCTACGCCGTCACCGACGAGGTGCTCCACGCCTTGGACACTTTCGAAAGAGTGCCGGAGCACTACTATCGACGGAGCATCCGTCTTAAG GTTGTCCAGgactcggcgccgcagggctccCCCGCCGAGGTCACGGCCCACGTCTACTTCAACATGCATTTGCAGCTGTTGGCACAGGCTTTCGGGAAGAAGCTTGAGGCCGATGATTCGCTTACCTCGTGCGAGAACAACGACGAACGGGGCGGCGGCCACGGTGCGCACCACGGGGAGAGGGTGGCGTACATCCACAATTATGACACATCGCATGCGCGGCTCTATGTGCCGCGGTtcagggcggcggagagcgcgttGAAAATGAAGTTGCCTTGTGCAACGGCAACAGAGTTTTCGTTTGCGGGGGGACGCGCGGCTGAACAAGGTGCGTGA